In Cytobacillus sp. IB215665, one genomic interval encodes:
- a CDS encoding amidohydrolase, with protein sequence MLAITNVTGYVGNGKKLSDGTIIVSDGKFVKIGTDIAIPDGCEVVNARGQVITPGLIDVHTHLGIHEEGIGKEGQDYNEVSAASTPQVRAIDGINPIEKGFNDARLAGVTTVQIMPGSANVIGGEMVIVKTAGHIVDEMVVKNPSGLKAALGENPKRFHGGKGVLPITRMGTAALLREKLVEAQNYIENRKKGKVDRKLELENMAKVLNKEIPLRVHAHRADDIVTALRLKTEFGFDLTIEHCTEGHKIAPFIAKHNVRVAVGPTMSSRSKIELADKGWHTLQALANEDVPFSITTDHPVVGIDHLMTSAILAVKYGLTEEIALQAITLNAAKHLGLEEKVGSIEVGKDADFVLWSGDPFDLRNKVEQTFIDGKLVYAEERRMNI encoded by the coding sequence ATGTTAGCAATTACAAATGTGACTGGTTATGTTGGTAATGGAAAAAAATTAAGTGATGGTACAATCATTGTTTCTGACGGTAAATTCGTAAAAATTGGAACTGACATTGCTATTCCTGACGGATGTGAGGTTGTAAATGCTAGAGGCCAAGTTATTACACCAGGTCTAATAGATGTACATACACATTTAGGTATACATGAAGAGGGAATTGGCAAAGAAGGACAAGATTACAATGAAGTAAGTGCTGCTTCAACTCCTCAAGTTCGAGCAATAGATGGGATTAATCCCATTGAAAAGGGGTTCAATGACGCACGTCTTGCTGGAGTTACAACTGTCCAAATCATGCCAGGAAGTGCCAATGTAATCGGTGGTGAAATGGTTATCGTAAAAACAGCTGGCCATATCGTTGACGAAATGGTAGTCAAAAATCCTTCAGGATTAAAGGCTGCTCTAGGTGAAAATCCAAAGCGTTTTCATGGTGGTAAAGGTGTTTTACCTATAACAAGAATGGGGACAGCTGCACTGTTAAGAGAAAAATTAGTTGAGGCGCAAAATTATATTGAAAATAGGAAAAAGGGCAAGGTAGATCGTAAACTTGAGCTAGAAAATATGGCAAAGGTACTCAATAAAGAAATTCCATTACGTGTTCATGCCCATCGTGCTGATGATATTGTAACTGCGTTACGTTTAAAAACTGAATTTGGCTTCGACCTTACGATTGAGCATTGTACAGAAGGTCACAAAATTGCTCCCTTCATTGCTAAGCACAATGTTCGTGTAGCTGTCGGACCTACTATGTCTTCTCGGTCAAAGATTGAACTTGCTGATAAAGGTTGGCACACACTTCAAGCGTTAGCTAATGAAGATGTACCATTTTCTATTACTACTGATCACCCAGTTGTCGGCATAGATCACTTGATGACTAGTGCTATTTTAGCTGTGAAATATGGCTTAACAGAAGAGATTGCTTTACAAGCTATTACGTTAAATGCTGCAAAACACTTAGGATTGGAAGAAAAGGTTGGATCTATTGAAGTTGGGAAAGACGCTGATTTCGTACTTTGGAGCGGAGACCCATTTGACTTAAGAAATAAAGTTGAGCAAACGTTTATTGACGGCAAACTTGTTTATGCTGAAGAGCGTAGAATGAACATCTAA